In Scylla paramamosain isolate STU-SP2022 chromosome 29, ASM3559412v1, whole genome shotgun sequence, a genomic segment contains:
- the LOC135115762 gene encoding max-like protein X isoform X4, which produces MDDVTDDEDSDRGNQMSYKERRREAHTQAEQKRRNAINKGYDSLQDLVPTCQSSEQGQGYKMSKATVLQKSIDYIQFLKKEKSKQEEDVAALKKEVVALTIMKLNYEQIVSAHQSQPGQLSKQISDDVKFQVFRAVMDSLYQSFEQAVSTSNFAEISGSVISWVEEHCKPQILREIMCGVLQQLGQPESAFIS; this is translated from the exons ATGGATG ACGTGACTGATGATGAGGATAGCGACCGAGGGAACCAGATGAGCTACAAGGAGCGGAGGCGCgaagcacacacacaggctgagCAGAAGCGACGCAATGCCATCAACAAGGGTTATGACTCCCTGCAGGACCTGGTGCCAACCTGCCAGAGCTCAGAGCAAGGCCAGGGCTACAAGATGTCCAAGGCCACTGTCCTGCAGAAGAGCATTGATTACATCCAG TtcctgaagaaggagaagagcaaGCAAGAGGAGGATGTGGCAGCACTcaagaaggaggtggtggctCTCACCATCATGAAGCTGAACTATGAGCAGATCGTGTCCGCCCACCAGAGCCAGCCGGGCCAACTCAGCAAGCAGATCTCCGATGACGTGAAATTCCAAGTA TTCCGTGCAGTGATGGACTCCCTGTACCAGTCCTTTGAGCAAGCTGTGTCCACCAGTAACTTTGCAGAGATCTCAGGGTCTGTCATCTCCTGGGTGGAGGAACACTGCAAGCCTCAG ATCCTGCGGGAGATCATGTGTGGAGTCCTGCAGCAGCTTGGACAGCCTGAGTCGGCCTTCATCTCCTAG
- the LOC135115762 gene encoding max-like protein X isoform X1 translates to MEWHGPAVAEAAAQVVSGRDSAASIIADINMDEERECDQRYPFSRCSSTGSIHTLTSSANNTDVTDDEDSDRGNQMSYKERRREAHTQAEQKRRNAINKGYDSLQDLVPTCQSSEQGQGYKMSKATVLQKSIDYIQFLKKEKSKQEEDVAALKKEVVALTIMKLNYEQIVSAHQSQPGQLSKQISDDVKFQVFRAVMDSLYQSFEQAVSTSNFAEISGSVISWVEEHCKPQILREIMCGVLQQLGQPESAFIS, encoded by the exons ATGG AGTGGCATGGCCCAGCTGTAGCGGAAGCAGCAGCCCAGGTGGTGAGTGGCCGAGACAGCGCAGCAAGCATCATTGCAGACATCAACATGGATG AGGAGCGGGAGTGTGACCAGCGTTATCCCTTCTCACGCTGCAGCTCCACCGGCTCCATCCACACCCTCACTTCCTCGGCCAACAACACAG ACGTGACTGATGATGAGGATAGCGACCGAGGGAACCAGATGAGCTACAAGGAGCGGAGGCGCgaagcacacacacaggctgagCAGAAGCGACGCAATGCCATCAACAAGGGTTATGACTCCCTGCAGGACCTGGTGCCAACCTGCCAGAGCTCAGAGCAAGGCCAGGGCTACAAGATGTCCAAGGCCACTGTCCTGCAGAAGAGCATTGATTACATCCAG TtcctgaagaaggagaagagcaaGCAAGAGGAGGATGTGGCAGCACTcaagaaggaggtggtggctCTCACCATCATGAAGCTGAACTATGAGCAGATCGTGTCCGCCCACCAGAGCCAGCCGGGCCAACTCAGCAAGCAGATCTCCGATGACGTGAAATTCCAAGTA TTCCGTGCAGTGATGGACTCCCTGTACCAGTCCTTTGAGCAAGCTGTGTCCACCAGTAACTTTGCAGAGATCTCAGGGTCTGTCATCTCCTGGGTGGAGGAACACTGCAAGCCTCAG ATCCTGCGGGAGATCATGTGTGGAGTCCTGCAGCAGCTTGGACAGCCTGAGTCGGCCTTCATCTCCTAG
- the LOC135115762 gene encoding max-like protein X isoform X3, with amino-acid sequence MDEERECDQRYPFSRCSSTGSIHTLTSSANNTDVTDDEDSDRGNQMSYKERRREAHTQAEQKRRNAINKGYDSLQDLVPTCQSSEQGQGYKMSKATVLQKSIDYIQFLKKEKSKQEEDVAALKKEVVALTIMKLNYEQIVSAHQSQPGQLSKQISDDVKFQVFRAVMDSLYQSFEQAVSTSNFAEISGSVISWVEEHCKPQILREIMCGVLQQLGQPESAFIS; translated from the exons ATGGATG AGGAGCGGGAGTGTGACCAGCGTTATCCCTTCTCACGCTGCAGCTCCACCGGCTCCATCCACACCCTCACTTCCTCGGCCAACAACACAG ACGTGACTGATGATGAGGATAGCGACCGAGGGAACCAGATGAGCTACAAGGAGCGGAGGCGCgaagcacacacacaggctgagCAGAAGCGACGCAATGCCATCAACAAGGGTTATGACTCCCTGCAGGACCTGGTGCCAACCTGCCAGAGCTCAGAGCAAGGCCAGGGCTACAAGATGTCCAAGGCCACTGTCCTGCAGAAGAGCATTGATTACATCCAG TtcctgaagaaggagaagagcaaGCAAGAGGAGGATGTGGCAGCACTcaagaaggaggtggtggctCTCACCATCATGAAGCTGAACTATGAGCAGATCGTGTCCGCCCACCAGAGCCAGCCGGGCCAACTCAGCAAGCAGATCTCCGATGACGTGAAATTCCAAGTA TTCCGTGCAGTGATGGACTCCCTGTACCAGTCCTTTGAGCAAGCTGTGTCCACCAGTAACTTTGCAGAGATCTCAGGGTCTGTCATCTCCTGGGTGGAGGAACACTGCAAGCCTCAG ATCCTGCGGGAGATCATGTGTGGAGTCCTGCAGCAGCTTGGACAGCCTGAGTCGGCCTTCATCTCCTAG
- the LOC135115762 gene encoding max-like protein X isoform X2, which translates to MEWHGPAVAEAAAQVVSGRDSAASIIADINMDDVTDDEDSDRGNQMSYKERRREAHTQAEQKRRNAINKGYDSLQDLVPTCQSSEQGQGYKMSKATVLQKSIDYIQFLKKEKSKQEEDVAALKKEVVALTIMKLNYEQIVSAHQSQPGQLSKQISDDVKFQVFRAVMDSLYQSFEQAVSTSNFAEISGSVISWVEEHCKPQILREIMCGVLQQLGQPESAFIS; encoded by the exons ATGG AGTGGCATGGCCCAGCTGTAGCGGAAGCAGCAGCCCAGGTGGTGAGTGGCCGAGACAGCGCAGCAAGCATCATTGCAGACATCAACATGGATG ACGTGACTGATGATGAGGATAGCGACCGAGGGAACCAGATGAGCTACAAGGAGCGGAGGCGCgaagcacacacacaggctgagCAGAAGCGACGCAATGCCATCAACAAGGGTTATGACTCCCTGCAGGACCTGGTGCCAACCTGCCAGAGCTCAGAGCAAGGCCAGGGCTACAAGATGTCCAAGGCCACTGTCCTGCAGAAGAGCATTGATTACATCCAG TtcctgaagaaggagaagagcaaGCAAGAGGAGGATGTGGCAGCACTcaagaaggaggtggtggctCTCACCATCATGAAGCTGAACTATGAGCAGATCGTGTCCGCCCACCAGAGCCAGCCGGGCCAACTCAGCAAGCAGATCTCCGATGACGTGAAATTCCAAGTA TTCCGTGCAGTGATGGACTCCCTGTACCAGTCCTTTGAGCAAGCTGTGTCCACCAGTAACTTTGCAGAGATCTCAGGGTCTGTCATCTCCTGGGTGGAGGAACACTGCAAGCCTCAG ATCCTGCGGGAGATCATGTGTGGAGTCCTGCAGCAGCTTGGACAGCCTGAGTCGGCCTTCATCTCCTAG
- the LOC135115747 gene encoding uncharacterized protein LOC135115747, translated as MSRSHWEDKGELDCLKDQPRRWGGRCTSQMEWSVNSEAGPRPPGPPPPPRQRATPSPIDYRSESRRRHDNQDASVAQGGAGPTHEPRPSLLGPPPPPFAGSWPIMPPPGVFADTDRPPHAMPDFPQHRWSQAHPGFFQTTRGQYAFDMKWWAQQKQSMDAYLGGPSWGDDGKSAHPNPDMPQWSFGTRVMKSSRRHYHSRPGYGGPRGMEPGTFEEASHHHQRSSAATAHPASRGGRLGPRSSHHLDYHPRHDPSHSPTDPRRHPHPSNHLQLVRGRESSLDFRKKSSVERNDLRRSSSNPPDQGPEGAKWGKKRGRKGKGGQWDVPGSFKSHSSPSKSIRPLSTNGALGLGRGGPSWPTHKDKKAKREKANASYAEAAKKKALAAAASKLRRTFLASKKKSTGGENSLLDDSEGNEGPGRSPADDNNAQDLTMPRRHPSCLEFDIDIRFSAKEWASVGRGQGGAPGMLADPQGSSVPGKHLHKGDNLREEQEDSGTYSDTDVGRTDSHWSPPPGSDQPSSSSSSTRRRHLSESSGVIDLRKNPPSRGSASRPASVRTRSCSMSLVEGGAGTSRSGESQPSRIKLHLMPKLRRLMLKQLLSMDKKSLQELVDDPRSRKAQFMMTHLMSEHRAALSQRLAQQRFKTPDALPDDELQLLNSLEGAHLSSLPPEVVQQVREILALEQEGAEGGWEAATISLSDLLLHGSDSDADCQIISPPPRDPTSTITIHDTDSEMEELPEEEDDEDEEDDEDEEGESEHETEEHVNLVANDDSEMEEVEEEDDDDDDFEEEDEVRKQQQQQQQQQQSQEDQVAPPPLASSSSNSSCSNSINSSNSSSINNTDDSTATTTAITTTTTTTNNTSGNSSSSEADGTEGVVSKMEVPATPPPPATAVSKPTPDAPPLPMLPQIPVEVPMCVMEPLAGTAGRELSSQVREATMNLMGSPPSALSSQRPAAEIAPVPGPSSLLLKVKEERPSPVSECGLCMHHPRTPHTSECVFPYGLAPPSPVALMPGPPRPLGATPPQRPVPHIPPQPPLSASLYQRSIKQEKLDESYLKYEHVKRPSSEERPKNPAPPDALPTLHPAAAPGLHPAPQPRPLIFSPENDFPDPPRPPPPPPPQFSPRIKVERHTPVQFMCCCMRNECERNSTHSAEVRPPSRRTVATPQPSERRPTPHLYKMEPPSPCASRARTPHPPPPTHFAPPLVSPRSAISGVEGRVPGVETRVSIGVQTEREVRPLPSLDPSTSSRRLYVPNLSLARSVTPLTTIKVDQSTSTDDLPWEPFHPQPPQPLLPVHHNQQQQQHLELQQQHQQQQQQQQQQHQQQHQQQQQQQQQQQQQQQQRSKSRGKGWWWHRAGRPRNHIAQLAAISNSLNNFEWSNEAGAALQQMAVLGEQEGELLRHAELLDQEVHDLLRERRRVTEELARLQQLRAGKLRQLVQQDGSGQEGAEGPGPRGPTGDSRPHRVSQQDSSSDGGEPMDGANSSRPDPTESLSQRYGGAGRGDAHVQSTTDNASVVSSSQEKTPRVRSFSFSHTSSNDSSNESQSVRRQRCTSTCHSPGRGHKSRESQNGHYQGSSSPREEYYQVEGGVAHLGLRPAANTDSETDNDMGALGGSVESSEAKAAVSEGQNSNRNRMSSLSSSAEGDTESEAPPDPDEDDRISSLALKMTLDEGEAIVDSSQRPDEKPDNDSSNLEDHSGTCPLAEQRDPGPSRSQELHEAQKVEDMDDSGTSDKQEESVSSLTLLCTKSGPQNSPQRPATPLSASAHQTHSPSYLKSEPQDIPHLTDKERVKMEKQETVDPPSSEKCVDDKMLTLNSHLSLPSTSQAASDRDTLVSSQKKTCLTLSSSASSSPMSSPESQKSKNTSSEHCYSLRSRGPPHRMRQVPQRPSSDSQEEDKKRSDKQSEEQAGGHSRDKEDEQGEDNDSEDGGEDKKRKRKRKSKRHRFNKRKKKKLHEKIGKHSPRPVTEGTNKGGASPVQDEDRFSDEALESSGDELAFVTPPAHGNAVLDMKVVGGYIMTASSDGTARCYDPTSGQVMATYTDHSDLVTCIGVVGQPNYDSDNTKFLVVTGSADKSVCVFNGKTGEVQQRREVGEGVRCLDISWGQLFLGTEGGCGARWNFKDKGVTEMVQFCGKAVTSMKAMTEGGRRVLLVAAKTTPLMIRDAMTGLFLRTLEHMQMTVYATVSYGGLLYTGGSEKIIVYHDFTSGSSRGHLESEADVSCLTVYRDYLVATCYDGLVRIFCFKTGKLLHRLSVESTNKMFICSALYKDRLLVGNKTGEVVECRMPPELKALPSSP; from the exons ATGAGCCGGTCCCACTGGGAGGACAAAGGGGAGCTTGATTGCCTGAAGGATCAGCCAAGGCGATGGGGTGGCCGCTGCACCTCACAGATGGAGTGGAGTGTCAACAGTGAGGCTGGCCCCCGCCCTCCAGggccaccccctcctccccgccaGAGGGCCACACCTTCCCCCATTGATTATCGCAGTGAGAGTCGCCGCCGTCATGACAACCAAGATGCCAGCGTGGCCCAGGGAGGTGCCGGCCCCACCCACGAGCCCCGGCCGTCCCTCCtggggcctcctcctcctcccttcgcaGGGTCATGGCCAATCATGCCCCCTCCAGGTGTGTTCGCTGACACTGATCGCCCCCCTCATGCCATGCCCGACTTCCCTCAGCACCGGTGGAGCCAAGCCCATCCTGGCTTTTTTCAAACAACACGGGGGCAGTATGCTTTTGACATGAAGTGGTGGGCGCAGCAGAAGCAGTCGATGGATGCTTACCTGGGGGGGCCCAGCTGGGGCGATGATGGCAAGAGTGCCCATCCCAACCCTGACATGCCCCAGTGGTCCTTTGGCACCCGTGTGATGAAGAGCTCCCGGCGGCACTACCACAGCCGGCCAGGGTACGGCGGTCCGCGGGGAATGGAACCTGGGACGTTTGAGGaagccagccaccaccaccagcggtCTTCTGCAGCAACGGCACATCCGGCCAGCAGGGGTGGACGGCTGGGACCACGCAGCAGCCACCACCTTGACTACCACCCTCGCCATGACCCCAGCCATAGCCCCACCGACCCCCGCCGCCATCCCCACCCCTCCAACCACCTACAGCTTGTGAGAGGCCGGGAGAGCTCCCTCGACTTCAGGAAGAAGAGCTCTGTGGAGAGGAACGACCTGCGACGGAGCAGCTCCAACCCTCCGGACCAGGGGCCCGAGGGAGCAAAGTGGGGCAAgaagcgaggcaggaaggggaaggggggacaATGGGATGTACCTGGTAGCTTTAAGTCTCACAGTTCACCTAGCAAGAGTATACGACCTCTTAGTACAAATGGGGCGTTGGGGCTGGGGCGGGGTGGGCCCAGCTGGCCCACACACAAGGACAAGAAGGCCAAGCGGGAAAAGGCCAATGCTAGCTATGCGGAGGCTGCCAAGAAGAAGGCGTTAGCAGCAGCGGCCAGCAAGCTGCGGCGCACCTTCTTGGCGTCTAAGAAAAAGAGCACTGGTGGGGAGAACTCCCTGTTGGATGACAGTGAGGGGAACGAGGGGCCCGGACGCAGCCCTGCCGATGACAACAATGCCCAGGATCTGACCATGCCTCGCCGCCATCCCAGCTGCCTTGAGTTTGACATTGACATCCGCTTCAGTGCTAAGGAGTGGGCGTCGGTGGGGCGGGGCCAGGGTGGTGCGCCGGGAATGCTGGCTGATCCCCAGGGCTCCTCTGTGCCTGGAAAGCATCTACATAAAGGAGACAACCtaagggaggagcaggaggactcTGGCACCTATTCTGATACAGATGTGGGCCGCACTGACTCTCactggtctcctcctcctggctctgaccagccctcctcctcctcctcctccactcggCGGAGACACCTCTCTGAGAGCTCAGGAGTCATTGACCTCCGGAAGAACCCTCCCAGCAGGGGCTCTGCCTCGCGCCCTGCCAGTGTTCGCACAAGGTCGTGCTCCATGAGTCTGGTGGAGGGCGGGGCCGGCACCAGCAGGTCAGGAGAGTCCCAGCCATCCAGAATCAAGCTTCATCTCATGCCCAAGTTGAGACGGCTCATGCTGAAACAACTTCTCAGCATGGACAAAAAATCCCTCCAG GAATTGGTGGATGACCCTCGCTCCCGCAAGGCCCAGTTCATGATGACCCACCTCATGTCGGAGCACCGGGCAGCCCTCTCCCAGCGCCTGGCCCAGCAGCGCTTCAAGACACCCGATGCGTTGCCTGATGATGAGCTGCAGCTGCTCAACAGTCTGGAGGGTGCCCACCTCAGCTCTCTGCCCCCAGAAGTGGTGCAGCAG GTGCGAGAAATCTTGGCACTGGAGcaggaaggagcagaaggaggatgggaggcagcAACCATCTCCCTCAGTGATTTGCTTCTCCACGGGAGTGACTCAGATGCAGACTGCCAGATCATCTCCCCGCCCCCGCGGGaccccacctccaccatcaccatccatgACACTGACTCAGAGATGGAGGAGCtgcctgaggaggaggatgatgaagatgaagaagatgatgaagatgaggaaggagagagtgagcaTGAAACCGAAGAGCATGTTAACCTGGTTGCGAATGATGACAGTGAAAtggaagaggtagaagaggaagatgatgatgatgatgactttgaggaggaagatgaagtgaggaaacagcagcagcagcagcagcaacagcagcagtctCAAGAAGACCAagtggcaccaccaccacttgcaagcagtagcagcaacagcagctgtAGCAACAGTAttaacagtagcaacagcagtagcatcaACAACACTGATGAcagcactgccaccaccactgccatcacaaccaccaccaccaccaccaacaacaccagtggtaacagcagcagcagtgaggcTGACGGGACAGAAGGTGTAGTAAGCAAGATGGAGGTAcctgccactcctcctcctccagcgactGCTGTCTCCAAGCCCACTCCTGATGCTCCCCCCCTCCCCATGCTGCCTCAGATCCCAGTGGAGGTGCCCATGTGTGTAATGGAACCTCTGGCTGGCACTGCTGGCAGGGAACTCAGCAGCCAGGTACGAGAAGCCACCATGAATCTGATGGGCAGTCCACCGTCAGCACTGAGCAGTCAGAGGCCAGCAGCAGAGATAGCCCCTGTGCCAGGACCCAGCTCTCTGCTCCTCAAG GTTAAAGAAGAGAGGCCATCACCTGTCAGTGAGTGTGGACTGTGTATGCACCACCCACGGACACCTCACACCTCAGAGTGTGTGTTCCCTTATGGCCTGGCTCCACCTTCTCCTGTGGCTCTCATGCCAGGACCGCCCCGCCCACTGGGAGCCACCCCACCCCAGCGCCCCGTGCCACACatcccaccacagccaccactttCGGCCTCACTCTACCAGCGTTCCATCAAGCAGGAGAAACTTGATG AGTCTTACCTCAAGTATGAGCATGTGAAGCGGCCGTCCTCGGAGGAGCGACCTAAGAATCCTGCCCCCCCTGACGCCCTGCCCACCCTGCACCCTGCTGCTGCCCCTGGCCTGCATCCGGCACCACAGCCCCGGCCACTCATCTTTTCTCCAGAGAATGATTTTCCCGACCCTCCCcggcctcctccccctcctcccccgcagTTCAGTCCCCGCATCAAGGTGGAGCGACACACCCCCGTCCAGTTCATGTGTTGCTGTATGAGGAATGAGTGTGAGCGCAACAGCACACACAGCGCCGAGGTGCGGCCCCCATCGCGCCGCACCGTGGCCACACCTCAGCCATCTGAGAGGCGCCCCACCCCGCACCTTTATAAGATGGAGCCCCCGTCCCCCTGTGCCTCCCGGGCCAGGACACCACATCCGCCACCTCCCACACACTTTGCCCCGCCGCTGGTCTCACCTCGGTCTGCCATCTctggagtggagggaagggtcCCAGGAGTGGAGACGAGGGTGAGCATAGGAGTCCAAACTGAACGTGAAGTGAGGCCTCTGCCATCCTTGGAccccagcaccagcagtagAAGGCTGTATGTCCCCAACTTAAGTTTAGCACGAAGTGtgacaccactcaccaccatcaaGGTGGACCAGAGCACCAGCACTGATGACCTGCCCTGGGAACCCTTCCACCCTCAACCACCACAGCCCCTCCTGCCTGTGCACCAcaaccagcaacagcagcaacaccttgagctgcagcaacaacaccagcagcaacaacagcagcagcagcagcaacatcagcagcagcaccaacaacaacagcagcagcagcagcagcagcagcagcagcagcagcagaggagcaAGAGTCGAGGCAAGGGCTGGTGGTGGCACAGGGCAGGCCGCCCAAGGAACCATATTGCCCAGTTGGCTGCAATTTCTAATTCTTTGAACAACTTTGAGTGGAGCAATGAGGCTGGTGCAGCACTGCAGCAGATGGCAGTGCTTGGAGAACAGGAGGGGGAGCTGCTGCGTCATGCTGAGCTCTTAGACCAAGAGGTCCACGACTTGCTAAGAGAGAGGCGGCGTGTGACAGAGGAGTTAGCTCGCCTCCAGCAGCTGCGAGCTGGTAAGCTGAGACAGCTGGTGCAGCAGGATGGTTCTGGTCAGGAGGGGGCAGAGGGTCCTGGCCCCAGGGGACCCACAGGAGACTCCAGGCCTCATAGGGTGAGCCAGCAGGACTCAAGCTCTGATGGTGGGGAGCCTATGGATGGGGCAAACTCCAGCAGGCCTGATCCAACAGAGAGCCTGTCCCAGCGGTATggtggggcagggcggggcgacGCTCATGTTCAGTCCACCACAGACAATGCTTCTGTTGTGTCGTCCTCGCAGGAGAAGACCCCCAGGGTGCGTTCGTTCAGCTTCTCTCACACCTCCTCTAATGACTCCAGTAATGAATCTCAGTCAGTGAGGAGACAGCGGTGCACCTCCACCTGCCACTCCCCTGGGCGAGGCCACAAGTCCCGGGAGTCCCAAAATGGTCATTATCAAGGCTCCAGCAGTCCAAGGGAAGAATACTACCAGGTAGAGGGTGGTGTGGCACACCTGGGCCTGCGTCCTGCTGCCAACACTGACTCAGAGACAGACAATGACATGGGAGCGCTGGGTGGCTCGGTAGAAAGTTCAGAGGCTAAGGCAGCTGTGTCGGAGGGGCAGAACTCCAACCGAAATAGGATGAGTTCCCTTTCCAGCTCTGCAGAAGGTGACACAGAGAGTGAGGCACCACCAGACccagatgaggatgataggatATCTAGTCTGGCCCTCAAGATGACTTTGGATGAGGGTGAGGCCATAGTGGACTCCTCTCAGAGGCCAGATGAAAAACCAGATAATGATTCCAGTAATCTGGAGGACCACTCGGGAACCTGTCCACTTGCAGAGCAGAGGGACCCGGGGCCCAGCAGATCACAAGAGTTACACGAAGCACAGAAGGTGGAGGATATGGATGATTCTGGCACATCTGACAAGCAAGAAGAGTCTGTGTCCTCCCTAACACTTCTCTGCACAAAATCAGGACCTCAAAACAGCCCCCAGAGACCTGCAACACCTCTGTCAGCCTCTGCCCACCAAACACATTCTCCCTCATACCTCAAGTCTGAGCCACAAGACATACCTCATCtgacagataaggagagagtgaaaatggagaaacaggagacaGTGGACCCTCCTAGCAGTGAGAAGTGTGTGGATGATAAAATGCTAACTCTGAATAGCCATCTGTCCCTACCATCCACATCCCAGGCAGCCTCAGATAGAGATACCCTTGTCAGTTCTCAGAAGAAGACTTGCTTGACCTTGTCTTCATCAGCCTCTTCTTCTCCTATGTCCTCTCCAGAGAGCCAGAAGTCAAAGAACACTTCGAGTGAACACTGTTACAGCCTCAGGTCGCGGGGGCCCCCCCACCGCATGAGACAGGTGCCCCAGAGACCCTCCAGTGACAgtcaggaggaggataagaaaagaagtgacAAACAGTCCGAAGAACAGGCAGGAGGGCACAGCAGGGACAAGGAGGATGAACAGGGGGAGGACAATGACTCTGAGGATGGAGGtgaggataagaagaggaaacgtAAGAGAAAGTCCAAGAGACACAGATTCAACAAAcgcaagaaaaagaaactccACGAGAAGATTGGAAAGCACTCCCCCCGCCCAGTGACTGAGGGCACCAACAAGGGGGGTGCCTCGCCAGTGCAGGATGAGGACAGGTTCTCAGATGAGGCGTTGGAAAGCTCCGGTGATGAGTTGGCCTTTGTGACTCCCCCAGCTCATGGTAATGCTGTGCTTGACATGAAG GTGGTGGGCGGATACATCATGACAGCCTCCAGCGACGGCACCGCCCGCTGCTACGATCCAACGTCAGGGCAGGTCATGGCCACCTACACAGACCACTCGGACCTGGTCACCTGTATTGGGGTAGTGGGCCAGCCAAACTATGATTCTGACAATACAAAGTTCCTGGTGGTGACAGGCTCAGCAgacaagagtgtgtgtgttttcaatggCAAG ACCGGTGAGGTGCAACAAAGGCGGGAGGTTGGGGAAGGAGTGCGGTGCCTTGACATCAGTTGGGGCCAGCTGTTCCTTGGCACAGAGGGAGGCTGCGGGGCAAGGTGGAACTTCAAG GACAAAGGAGTGACGGAAATGGTCCAGTTCTGTGGCAAGGCCGTGACCAGCATGAAGGCCATGACGGAGGGTGGCCGCCGCGTGCTGCTGGTGGCGGCCAAGACCACGCCACTCATGATACGTGATGCCATGacgg GGTTGTTCCTTCGCACACTGGAACACATGCAGATGACTGTGTATGCCACAGTCTCCTATGGTGGCCTGCTGTACACTGGAGGCTCGGAGAAGATCATTGTGTACCACGACTTCACa TCTGGCAGTAGCCGTGGACACCTGGAGAGTGAGGCTGATGTGTCCTGCCTCACCGTCTACAGGGACTATCTTGTAGCCACTTGTTATGACGGACTTGTCAGAATATTCTGCTTCAAG acTGGGAAGCTTCTACATAGACTATCAGTAGAATCAACCAACAAGATGTTCATATGTTCTGCTCTGTACAAGGACAGG CTGTTAGTGGGCAACAAGACTGGGGAAGTAGTGGAATGTCGGATGCCCCCTGAGCTGAAGGCCTTGCCCAGCTCTCCGTGA